From a region of the Alosa sapidissima isolate fAloSap1 chromosome 9, fAloSap1.pri, whole genome shotgun sequence genome:
- the LOC121719514 gene encoding CMRF35-like molecule 8: protein MTMIWLYMLFLSSVNSQGEIKVKGFAGGCIIIKCTFKNLQNNKDKYFCKDAKTTLNICPYEKMSTGKDKRYFEYYNTNSGTLQVHIKNLTEEDAGQYQCGAVNGEHIPVTLTVKKDDCCVQPISKTAQLRSSVDIRCSYPKESESNSKHFCKLSPESMCADLIASKTDETRGRFSIVHDRDQRLFTVTIRDLTRTDSGVYWCGVRTGAMSRSMALITEVNLQVKHEITGQEPPPSNPPSTSAATPGSASSQPVIAAVCGGVAVMVLTLAVFMHFKCWRAKASEPASSSSTDSCRETGNKRAPQVDCVYEEIQDSSSPEGSSPVAEGVYALADAPAEPSDDPGYTTVSFNRNPDRHAEAASTAMSRRDEMASEYATVK, encoded by the exons TGAACAGCCAGGGTGAAATCAAAGTGAAAGGATTTGCAGGAGGCTGCATCATCATTAAATGTACCTTCAAGAATTTACAAAACAACAAAGATAAATATTTCTGTAAGGATGCAAAGACAACTCTAAACATATGTCCATATGAGAAAATGTCCACTGGAAAAGACAAAAGATACTTTGAGTATTACAACACCAACAGTGGGACATTACAAGTTCACATCAAAAACCTCACTGAGGAAGATGCTGGGCAGTACCAATGTGGAGCTGTCAATGGTGAGCACATCCCAGTGACCCTGACAGTCAAAAAAG ATGATTGCTGTGTTCAGCCCATCTCAAAGACTGCTCAATTGAGAAGCAGTGTTGACATAAGATGCAGCTATCCAAAGGAGTCTGAAAGCAACAGCAAACACTTCTGCAAACTGAGCCCTGAGTCCATGTGTGCAGACCTGATAGCATCCAAAACAGATGAGACCAGGGGAAGGTTCTCCATTGTCCATGATAGAGACCAGAGGCTCTTCACCGTGACGATCAGAGATCTGACCAGGACTGACTCCGGGGTTTACTGGTGTGGGGTCAGGACTGGGGCCATGAGTAGAAGCATGGCTCTGATCACAGAGGTCAATCTACAGGTCAAACATGAAATTACAGGTCAAGAGCCACCGCCTTCAAACCCACCATCAACTTCAGCAGCAACACCAGGATCAGCTAGTA gtCAGCCTGTgattgcagctgtgtgtgggggtgtagcTGTGATGGTGTTGACCCTTGCTGTGTTCATGCACTTCAAATGCTGGCGTGCAAAAGCATCAG agccagcctcctcctccagcacggACTCCTGTAGAGAGACAGGAAACAAGAGAGCA CCCCAGGTGGACTGTGTGTATGAGGAGATCCAGGACAGCAGCAGTCCAGAGGGCAGCTCGCCTGTGGCGGAGGGTGTGTACGCTCTCGCCGATGCCCCCGCTGAGCCCTCGGACGACCCCGGGTACACCACCGTCAGCTTCAACAGGAACCCCGACCGTCACGCTGAGGCCGCCTCTACTGCCATGTCCAGGAGAGATGAGATGGCATCGGAATATGCCACTGTTAAGTAA